The following are encoded together in the Anaerostipes caccae L1-92 genome:
- a CDS encoding nucleotidyltransferase domain-containing protein, translated as MLKKDFTTKEDLMTILKILNDSNIKYWLDGGWGVDVLAGKQSRNHRDIDINFDAQYTQEILSLLKDHGYEIETDWAPVRMELYSEKYGYIDIHPFILGEDGTAKQADLEGGWYEFSADYFGTAAFDGIKIPCISARGQKVFHTGYELRDVDRHDLKIIDSLLK; from the coding sequence ATGTTAAAAAAAGATTTTACAACTAAAGAAGATCTGATGACAATTTTAAAAATACTAAATGATTCAAATATAAAATACTGGCTTGACGGCGGCTGGGGAGTCGATGTTTTAGCAGGTAAACAGAGCAGAAATCACAGGGATATTGATATAAACTTTGATGCACAGTATACGCAGGAAATCCTAAGTCTTCTCAAAGATCATGGTTATGAGATAGAAACTGACTGGGCCCCTGTCAGAATGGAATTATATAGTGAAAAATACGGGTACATCGACATTCATCCTTTTATTTTAGGTGAAGATGGAACCGCAAAACAGGCAGATTTGGAAGGCGGATGGTATGAGTTCAGTGCAGATTATTTTGGAACTGCTGCTTTTGATGGAATTAAAATACCATGTATTTCGGCAAGAGGACAAAAAGTATTTCATACAGGATATGAATTAAGAGATGTAGACAGGCATGATCTAAAAATTATCGACAGTTTGCTAAAATAA
- a CDS encoding MGMT family protein — MKKILDERLIYEILSVVEEIPRGKVATYGQIARLIGREKNARLVGRVLSMAEYYGSYPCHRVVNHAGRLVPGWHDQGLLLLEEGAVFKDNGHVDLKACQWDE; from the coding sequence ATGAAAAAGATTTTAGATGAGCGATTAATTTATGAAATCCTCTCTGTTGTGGAGGAAATTCCCCGGGGAAAGGTTGCGACTTATGGGCAGATTGCCCGTTTGATCGGAAGAGAAAAAAATGCAAGACTTGTGGGCAGGGTCCTCAGTATGGCAGAGTACTACGGCAGTTATCCCTGCCACCGCGTGGTCAATCACGCCGGAAGACTGGTTCCGGGCTGGCATGATCAGGGACTGCTTTTATTAGAAGAAGGTGCTGTGTTTAAAGATAATGGACATGTCGATTTGAAAGCCTGCCAGTGGGATGAATAG
- a CDS encoding alpha/beta fold hydrolase, which yields MSYFNYQSKKIYYKETGSGKPIVFLHGNTASSRMFELILPLYEDKFHVILIDFLGHGKSDRLEEFPAELWTEEARQTTALLEHLDIGKVNLVGTSGGAWAAVNAALERPDLVDKVVADSFDGRTLADDFSENLLKERAEAKKDEMGRAFYEWCQGDDWERIVDMDTNAMVQCAKEKLPLFTKPLSALENPLLLMGSEGDDMCRADFQDEYRVIARETNADICIFPEGIHPAILSCAEKAAEAISRFLEE from the coding sequence ATGTCATATTTTAATTATCAGTCAAAGAAGATTTATTACAAAGAAACAGGAAGTGGAAAACCTATCGTGTTTTTGCACGGGAATACAGCATCTTCCAGGATGTTTGAACTTATACTGCCTTTATATGAAGATAAGTTTCATGTGATTCTCATTGATTTTCTGGGGCATGGGAAATCAGACAGGCTGGAAGAATTTCCGGCGGAACTCTGGACGGAAGAAGCAAGACAGACGACAGCGCTGCTTGAGCATCTGGATATTGGAAAGGTAAACCTTGTGGGAACCAGCGGCGGTGCGTGGGCAGCAGTTAATGCGGCCTTGGAACGACCGGATCTGGTGGACAAGGTAGTGGCGGACAGTTTTGACGGACGCACGCTGGCAGATGACTTTTCGGAGAATCTGCTTAAGGAGCGTGCAGAAGCCAAGAAGGACGAAATGGGGAGAGCATTTTACGAGTGGTGCCAGGGGGATGACTGGGAACGCATCGTGGATATGGACACAAATGCGATGGTACAGTGTGCCAAAGAGAAGCTGCCCTTATTTACGAAACCTCTGAGTGCACTGGAGAATCCCCTTTTGCTCATGGGCAGTGAGGGAGATGACATGTGCAGAGCAGATTTTCAGGATGAATATCGTGTCATTGCCAGAGAGACAAATGCAGACATATGTATATTCCCGGAAGGGATACATCCTGCAATCCTCTCCTGTGCGGAGAAGGCTGCAGAGGCCATTTCGAGATTCCTGGAAGAATAA
- a CDS encoding DUF3795 domain-containing protein — protein sequence MRMPGKIESDMFAPCGMNCMVCYKHCYHKKPCAGCLNSDRGKPEHCRKCRIKDCTAGKNITYCYECSDFPCKQIKSLEKSYNSRYRASLIENSRAAKEYGAEILLEEHREKYKCPDCGGIISLHDAECSECQHKMRT from the coding sequence ATGAGAATGCCGGGAAAGATTGAATCAGACATGTTCGCACCCTGCGGGATGAACTGTATGGTTTGTTACAAGCATTGCTATCATAAAAAACCTTGTGCCGGATGTCTGAACAGCGACCGGGGAAAGCCGGAACACTGCCGGAAATGCAGGATTAAGGACTGTACCGCCGGTAAAAATATTACTTATTGTTATGAGTGTTCTGATTTTCCATGTAAGCAGATAAAATCATTGGAAAAGAGCTATAACTCCCGGTATCGTGCAAGTCTGATCGAAAACAGCAGAGCTGCGAAGGAGTATGGTGCAGAAATTCTATTAGAAGAACATCGGGAGAAGTACAAATGCCCGGACTGCGGCGGTATTATTTCTTTACATGATGCGGAGTGCAGTGAGTGTCAGCATAAGATGCGTACATAA
- a CDS encoding helix-hairpin-helix domain-containing protein, with amino-acid sequence MEGKMSCCGTICSECEFYPDSCRGCHEIKGRVYWLEYTQESICDIYDCCMNTKKYDHCGCCKDLPCSRYERDDPTKTPEENAAGLRVQINNLKEFEKRQKQENSSGSQDLQTVPGIGKRIAQHLNAIGIYCVDDLKGRDPEELYRMDCIQKGFTEDRCELYVFRCAVYYAEHEEHDPEKLKWWYWKDKE; translated from the coding sequence GTGGAAGGGAAGATGAGCTGCTGCGGCACTATATGTTCTGAATGTGAATTTTATCCGGACAGCTGCCGGGGGTGTCATGAGATCAAAGGCAGGGTATATTGGCTGGAGTACACACAGGAAAGTATCTGCGATATCTATGACTGCTGCATGAACACGAAAAAATATGATCACTGCGGCTGCTGCAAAGATTTGCCGTGCAGCCGCTATGAGCGTGATGATCCAACAAAAACTCCGGAAGAAAATGCAGCCGGCCTTCGTGTACAGATCAACAATTTAAAGGAATTTGAGAAGCGGCAAAAACAAGAAAACAGTTCCGGATCACAGGATTTACAGACAGTACCCGGAATAGGGAAGAGAATCGCTCAGCATTTAAATGCGATTGGAATTTACTGCGTGGATGACCTGAAAGGCAGAGATCCGGAGGAATTATACCGTATGGACTGTATTCAGAAGGGATTTACAGAGGACCGGTGTGAGCTTTATGTGTTCCGGTGCGCGGTTTATTATGCGGAACATGAGGAACACGATCCGGAAAAACTCAAATGGTGGTACTGGAAGGATAAAGAATAG
- a CDS encoding DEAD/DEAH box helicase, giving the protein MTNEFQDFGLSIEILEALNGLGYKKPTNIQQEVIPPMLAGKNIVAKAPTGSGKTAAFAIPICQNVRWEENAPQALVLEPARELAVQVSQEMFHIGRKKRLKVPAVFGGFPIDKQIRTLKQKSHIVAGTPGRVMDHIRRETLKLSNVQWLVIDEADLMLDMGFIDEMKQILSLVPADCRISLFSATLKPEIRELADEFIPEAVLVMQEAGEEQAPAITEKLYFASQERKYDTFLDILMDENPQSCMIFCGTREMTNVLFQKLRRKRIFCGMLHGDMEQKERLKTVNAFRRGGFRFLIATDVAARGIDFEEISHVVNYDFPTGKETYVHRIGRTGRNGNSGTAVSLVTEDDQRMLKQVETYLGRELPVTEPPVIGDEKERAFWKFQRIKAERKPEKGEALNEGITRLSIGGGRKSKMRAGDIVGTICSMEGMEASDIGIVDIRDSISYVEILNRKGNHVLDCLQTKPIKGKVRKVRKAGR; this is encoded by the coding sequence ATGACAAATGAGTTTCAGGATTTTGGTCTCTCAATAGAAATTTTGGAGGCCTTAAACGGCCTTGGATATAAAAAACCCACAAACATACAGCAGGAAGTGATTCCGCCCATGCTTGCAGGAAAAAATATAGTGGCCAAAGCCCCCACAGGAAGCGGAAAGACGGCGGCGTTTGCCATACCGATCTGCCAGAATGTCCGGTGGGAGGAAAACGCACCGCAGGCCCTGGTGCTGGAGCCTGCCAGAGAGCTGGCAGTTCAGGTCAGCCAGGAAATGTTTCATATAGGGCGGAAGAAGCGCCTGAAGGTTCCGGCGGTATTCGGGGGATTCCCCATTGACAAACAAATCCGGACTTTGAAGCAGAAATCCCATATCGTGGCGGGAACCCCGGGGCGTGTCATGGATCATATCCGAAGGGAAACCTTAAAACTTTCAAACGTACAGTGGCTGGTTATAGACGAAGCTGATCTGATGCTGGATATGGGATTTATTGATGAAATGAAACAGATCCTTTCACTGGTTCCCGCAGACTGCAGAATCTCTCTGTTTTCTGCCACACTAAAGCCGGAAATCCGGGAACTGGCCGACGAGTTTATCCCGGAGGCAGTGCTTGTGATGCAGGAGGCAGGGGAAGAACAGGCACCAGCCATCACGGAAAAGCTATACTTCGCCAGTCAGGAGAGAAAATATGATACATTTCTTGATATTCTCATGGACGAGAATCCACAGAGCTGCATGATTTTCTGCGGTACCAGGGAGATGACAAATGTATTGTTTCAAAAGCTGCGGAGAAAACGGATCTTCTGCGGGATGCTGCACGGCGATATGGAGCAGAAGGAACGTCTGAAAACTGTAAATGCATTCAGAAGGGGCGGTTTTCGCTTTTTGATCGCGACAGATGTGGCGGCAAGAGGAATCGACTTTGAAGAGATCAGCCATGTGGTGAACTATGATTTTCCGACGGGGAAAGAAACCTATGTGCACCGGATCGGAAGAACGGGAAGAAACGGGAATTCAGGTACTGCAGTCAGTTTGGTGACCGAAGATGACCAAAGGATGTTAAAGCAGGTGGAAACGTATCTGGGACGGGAACTGCCCGTCACGGAACCGCCGGTCATCGGTGACGAAAAGGAAAGAGCCTTCTGGAAGTTCCAGCGGATAAAGGCAGAGAGAAAGCCTGAGAAGGGTGAGGCATTAAATGAGGGGATCACCCGCCTGTCGATTGGAGGAGGCCGGAAATCAAAAATGCGGGCCGGTGATATTGTGGGGACGATCTGCAGTATGGAAGGCATGGAAGCATCCGACATAGGAATTGTGGACATCAGGGACAGCATAAGTTATGTAGAAATTTTGAATCGGAAAGGAAATCATGTGTTAGACTGTCTCCAGACAAAACCGATCAAAGGTAAGGTGCGCAAAGTCAGAAAAGCAGGGAGATAA
- a CDS encoding DUF305 domain-containing protein, with product MNKCRLSNNTRDYAKRYECILDKMIDQMTCVKMTNSISAGFITQMIPHHRAAIEMSKNLLCYTTNIPLQDIALNIISSQEKSIQNMTRALPECKACINNPREIRCYTNENNRIISEMFREMKSACTDNSIDCNFMREMIPHHRGAVRMSENALRFCLCPELVPLLNEIIVSQKEGIKEMECLLKKLDC from the coding sequence ATGAATAAATGTCGTTTAAGTAATAATACAAGAGATTATGCGAAAAGATATGAGTGCATATTGGATAAAATGATCGATCAGATGACTTGTGTAAAGATGACAAACAGCATTTCGGCCGGCTTTATCACACAGATGATCCCCCATCACCGTGCCGCCATTGAGATGTCAAAAAATTTGCTTTGCTATACAACCAATATTCCGTTACAGGATATTGCGCTGAATATTATCTCCTCCCAGGAAAAAAGTATTCAGAATATGACAAGAGCACTCCCGGAATGTAAGGCGTGCATCAATAATCCAAGAGAGATTCGCTGCTATACAAATGAAAATAACCGGATCATCAGCGAGATGTTCCGTGAGATGAAATCGGCATGCACAGACAACAGCATCGACTGCAATTTTATGCGGGAAATGATTCCGCATCACAGAGGAGCCGTGCGGATGTCGGAGAATGCCCTGCGGTTCTGTCTCTGTCCGGAACTGGTGCCTCTGCTGAATGAGATCATCGTATCCCAGAAAGAGGGCATCAAAGAAATGGAGTGCCTGCTGAAAAAGCTGGACTGCTAG
- a CDS encoding LysR family transcriptional regulator: MNIHELNYVLCIAKHQNLTKAARELFISQPTLSKHLKKLERELGMKLFARIDNCYIPTYAGSRYLKYAAGMLALKQDWEKELLELSSSNDGELHVAIPLMRSSCMVPVILPVFHEMHPNIRVHILEETYAIQECLLKDTSVDFALFNETNENPKLSYEFLGKEPILLAVSPEHPLAGTAKVKNGRENAYPPVNWEAIRDENFILHFPEQNTGAITERLLQKHHITPRVPFYTRNTQAALLLMMKNQGICFAPETYIRNMSFEKDPICFSLEDEEAFTSTVLAYRKGAYLTSYAEDFIQLAKDYFK, encoded by the coding sequence ATGAATATCCACGAATTAAATTATGTACTCTGTATAGCTAAACATCAGAACCTGACGAAAGCGGCACGGGAACTTTTTATTTCTCAGCCTACTCTGAGCAAACATTTAAAAAAGCTGGAGCGGGAGCTGGGCATGAAGTTGTTTGCCCGTATAGATAACTGCTACATTCCTACCTATGCTGGCTCCCGCTACCTTAAGTATGCAGCCGGAATGCTTGCCCTCAAACAGGATTGGGAAAAGGAGCTCCTTGAGCTGTCTTCTTCAAACGACGGAGAGCTGCATGTGGCAATCCCTCTGATGAGAAGTTCCTGCATGGTTCCTGTTATTCTTCCCGTCTTCCACGAAATGCATCCAAATATCCGCGTGCATATTTTGGAAGAAACCTATGCCATACAGGAATGTCTGTTAAAAGATACCTCTGTTGATTTTGCGCTCTTTAATGAAACAAATGAGAATCCAAAGCTTTCCTATGAGTTTCTCGGAAAAGAACCGATCCTGCTGGCCGTCTCTCCTGAACATCCCCTTGCCGGCACTGCCAAGGTTAAGAACGGGAGAGAAAATGCATATCCTCCGGTCAACTGGGAAGCGATCAGAGATGAAAACTTTATTCTGCATTTTCCCGAGCAGAATACAGGAGCTATCACTGAGCGTCTTTTGCAGAAACATCATATCACTCCCCGGGTTCCTTTTTATACCCGGAATACACAGGCCGCCCTTCTTCTCATGATGAAAAACCAGGGGATCTGTTTTGCCCCGGAGACTTATATCCGCAACATGTCCTTTGAGAAAGACCCTATATGCTTTTCCCTTGAGGATGAGGAAGCATTTACATCCACCGTTCTGGCTTACCGGAAAGGAGCTTATCTGACCTCATATGCCGAGGATTTTATACAGCTGGCTAAAGATTATTTCAAATAA
- a CDS encoding NCS2 family permease: MKQWLEKHFKLSEYHTDVKTELIAGLTTFVTMAYVLATVPNMLASAGLDKHVMFTVLILLVILTTCAMAFYTNRPFALAPGLGSVGIVTAMIANDGIAPAVTAGVIFFSGVLFIAISFLGLREAVVKVIPVSLKHAVSAGIGLFIALLGAKSCGLIIANQAKNSLGFGDLKSPEVIVAVIGFIILLILKTRNVPGDMILAIVLTTLVGIPFGVTALPDSLFTMPANIGSQFMRVDFMGALNFAYIPFLIALFVPDFFSTFGTVLGVGAKAGYLDENGDLPGIDKCFKVDAVATSFGALFGMPSMTTYLESSAGVEAGGKTGLTVIFTSVFFGLSLILAPVALMIPSAATAPVLMYIGINMLGAMKNIRFDDITEAFPAFVCIAFTIFGNNIANGICAALPTYVVMKLTAGKGREIRPVMWILVAVCLLYFYSIL; encoded by the coding sequence ATGAAACAATGGTTAGAGAAGCATTTTAAATTATCTGAATACCATACAGATGTAAAGACAGAACTGATAGCAGGTCTGACGACATTCGTAACGATGGCCTACGTGCTGGCTACGGTCCCTAACATGCTGGCGTCAGCGGGACTTGATAAACACGTGATGTTTACGGTATTGATTCTTTTGGTGATCCTGACGACCTGCGCCATGGCTTTTTATACGAACAGGCCTTTCGCGCTTGCGCCGGGACTCGGAAGTGTGGGGATCGTTACTGCCATGATAGCAAATGACGGGATTGCCCCCGCTGTGACGGCCGGAGTTATCTTCTTCAGCGGAGTCCTCTTCATTGCGATTTCATTTCTGGGGCTTCGGGAGGCAGTCGTCAAAGTCATTCCCGTCAGCTTAAAACATGCGGTAAGTGCCGGGATCGGCCTGTTTATTGCACTGCTGGGGGCAAAAAGCTGCGGCCTTATCATTGCAAACCAGGCGAAAAATTCTTTGGGATTCGGGGATCTGAAGTCGCCGGAAGTGATTGTAGCTGTGATCGGATTTATCATTCTGCTGATTTTGAAGACAAGAAATGTTCCGGGAGATATGATCCTGGCGATTGTGCTCACGACTCTGGTGGGGATTCCGTTCGGAGTGACAGCACTGCCGGACAGCCTGTTTACAATGCCGGCCAATATCGGAAGCCAGTTCATGAGAGTCGATTTTATGGGAGCGCTTAATTTTGCATATATTCCGTTTCTGATCGCGCTGTTTGTGCCGGACTTTTTTTCTACCTTCGGAACGGTTCTCGGAGTCGGGGCTAAGGCCGGATATCTGGATGAAAACGGAGACCTTCCGGGCATTGACAAATGTTTTAAGGTGGATGCCGTGGCGACCAGTTTCGGGGCTTTATTCGGAATGCCGAGTATGACCACATATCTGGAGTCTTCAGCGGGTGTGGAGGCAGGAGGCAAAACCGGGCTTACGGTAATCTTTACTTCTGTCTTTTTCGGACTGTCCCTGATTCTGGCACCTGTTGCACTGATGATCCCGTCTGCGGCAACGGCGCCGGTCCTCATGTATATCGGCATCAATATGCTGGGAGCCATGAAAAATATTCGGTTTGACGACATAACAGAGGCCTTTCCGGCATTTGTGTGTATTGCTTTTACGATCTTTGGAAACAACATTGCCAATGGGATCTGTGCGGCCCTGCCGACGTATGTGGTGATGAAGCTGACAGCTGGAAAAGGCAGGGAAATTCGTCCGGTCATGTGGATTCTTGTGGCCGTGTGCCTGCTGTATTTCTATTCCATTCTTTAG
- a CDS encoding adenine deaminase C-terminal domain-containing protein, with the protein MEKVDLLVEDTEVYNSYLKQFINADVYIKGTKIYYVDTEHRHELEAVRVLDGRSFKMLPGFIDIHMHIESSMMTPVSFGKRAAECGVTTLVSEPHEIANVMGVEGIHEMINGAKDSPVDIYYGIPSSVPSTNEELETTGGVIGLAQMKQLMQEDGVVCVGEVMNYRQIVKGDELEITKFLDYLEEEVPQAVIEGHCPSLVGLDLAKFLYRGIDGDHTEHTLQEIKERFQNGMFVELQEKMLRPEILDYIREHRLYEHCCFVTDDTMADKLKEQGQLNYVVRRAVEMGFPLNEAIYCASYTPAGRMNLRDRESLAPGRKADFQLVKAEDCASFEPDYVFKDGREIYHLNELDQKTEPYRFPDHFYRSVHLDSISAGQLEPRLEMDDGKAEVRVIEVNDGRTQTGERRVQMQVKGGRLQWQDSGCMLAAVLERHGKNGNIGFGFVTGDCIKRGAAATTYFHDHHNLMVIGANPDDMLAAARRILKQNGGICTVQNGKIKAELPLPVCGILSELSADEIGVKLSRVRKSLEELGYRHYNPIMSLCTLGLPVSPALKLTDRGLVDVVKGKIVPLLTETMCN; encoded by the coding sequence ATGGAGAAAGTGGATTTGCTCGTTGAAGATACAGAAGTCTATAATTCGTATCTGAAACAGTTTATAAATGCAGATGTATATATCAAGGGAACGAAAATTTATTATGTGGACACGGAACACAGGCATGAACTTGAGGCCGTTCGTGTGCTGGACGGACGCAGCTTTAAAATGCTTCCGGGGTTTATTGACATTCATATGCACATCGAGAGTTCCATGATGACTCCGGTCTCCTTTGGAAAACGGGCGGCAGAATGCGGTGTTACTACTCTTGTGTCGGAGCCCCATGAGATCGCCAATGTGATGGGGGTTGAAGGGATTCATGAGATGATCAACGGAGCCAAGGATTCTCCTGTTGATATTTATTATGGGATTCCAAGCAGTGTACCGTCTACTAACGAGGAGCTGGAGACCACGGGCGGGGTGATCGGTCTTGCACAGATGAAGCAGCTCATGCAGGAAGACGGGGTTGTCTGTGTGGGAGAAGTGATGAACTACCGGCAGATCGTTAAGGGAGACGAGCTCGAGATAACGAAATTTCTCGATTACCTGGAGGAGGAAGTTCCTCAGGCCGTCATAGAAGGACACTGTCCTTCCCTGGTTGGACTGGATCTGGCAAAATTTTTATACCGGGGGATCGACGGCGATCACACGGAGCACACGCTTCAGGAAATAAAAGAGCGTTTTCAGAATGGAATGTTCGTGGAACTGCAGGAGAAAATGCTCCGGCCGGAGATTCTTGATTATATAAGAGAACACCGCCTGTATGAGCACTGCTGTTTTGTGACAGACGATACGATGGCAGATAAGCTGAAAGAACAGGGGCAGCTGAATTATGTGGTCAGGAGAGCCGTGGAGATGGGATTTCCATTGAATGAAGCGATTTACTGTGCCTCTTATACCCCGGCAGGGAGGATGAATTTAAGAGACCGGGAGTCGCTGGCGCCGGGAAGAAAGGCGGATTTCCAGCTGGTAAAGGCGGAGGACTGCGCCTCTTTTGAGCCGGACTATGTATTTAAGGACGGCAGAGAGATCTATCATCTCAATGAGTTGGATCAGAAGACAGAGCCGTACCGGTTCCCGGATCATTTTTACCGGAGTGTACATCTTGACAGCATATCCGCCGGACAGTTAGAACCCCGGCTGGAAATGGATGACGGGAAAGCGGAAGTCCGTGTGATTGAAGTAAATGACGGACGCACACAGACCGGGGAGCGCAGAGTACAGATGCAGGTGAAAGGCGGAAGGCTTCAGTGGCAGGACAGCGGATGTATGCTGGCGGCCGTGCTGGAACGCCACGGGAAAAACGGAAATATCGGATTTGGATTTGTGACCGGTGACTGTATAAAGCGGGGAGCCGCTGCCACGACATATTTCCATGACCATCACAATCTTATGGTGATCGGAGCCAATCCGGACGATATGCTTGCTGCCGCCCGCAGGATACTTAAGCAAAACGGCGGGATCTGCACAGTACAGAATGGGAAGATAAAGGCAGAGCTTCCGCTCCCGGTCTGCGGGATCTTATCCGAACTTTCGGCCGATGAAATCGGTGTGAAACTGAGCCGGGTCAGAAAAAGCCTTGAGGAGCTGGGGTACCGTCACTATAATCCGATCATGTCCCTCTGTACGCTGGGTCTTCCGGTGAGTCCGGCCCTGAAACTTACGGACCGGGGACTCGTAGATGTGGTGAAAGGAAAGATTGTACCTTTACTGACAGAGACAATGTGTAATTAG
- a CDS encoding PAS domain-containing hybrid sensor histidine kinase/response regulator gives MDLNLGQFMSDAFDVMYKNGNIGQAADCILKLIGRVFKADAAYIAETSDSGDLIERVYEWKNCTEFSLKEELEERNSKLLYCREDFCCIGSDEFPMGLTAIFKEKGIRSAVQCPIWDNGQPGGYLGVCSCIQPECSYQRDEIYTALVYISRLLSVFMQKSKQEERMGQNQRQLEGSLKQSEQKADTAYEILDAISSGVVILKMPSYDKLIPVYGNIGQYRMLRIKRTAQDARVPDTSEAELESQYFDDAFAGVHPDDMERVRKEYKAGYETEHFVVKKYRLLRGDGSYVWVNADLRLQESAPDYKLFYATYTDVTEEHELQEQLSKALEKQKIISSELEQASNAKTDFLSRMSHDIRTPMNAILGLASLARNELDHSGKVRSYLDKLEASGQFLLGLLNDVLDISKIERNVIELNPEPYGIDEFQQQVESLIIPQCRRKDIQFNFYKEEIRYSTILMDKLRMNQIILNLLNNSVKYTPGGGRIELHVRDLEENNGRIHIQLLIKDNGIGMSKEFQEHMYEPFSQERRENAGGDIRNSGLGLAIVRSLVELMDGKIQVNSEVGQGTVFTVDLWPEICEMNKDCADQDKKQDFDIKDVRILLCEDNKLNTEIAVYLLENAGAVVECAENGQEAVRKFTDSCPGTYQVILMDIRMPIMDGLEAARRIRALNRPDSERIPIFAMTANAYKEDREMSRNAGMNEHLAKPIEPELLFSAIREYTKRGRDGRQSG, from the coding sequence ATGGATCTGAATTTGGGTCAGTTCATGAGTGATGCATTCGATGTGATGTACAAAAATGGGAATATCGGTCAGGCGGCAGACTGTATTTTGAAATTGATTGGAAGGGTTTTTAAGGCGGATGCTGCATATATTGCCGAGACTTCTGACAGCGGGGATCTGATAGAAAGAGTATATGAATGGAAAAACTGTACTGAATTTTCACTTAAAGAGGAACTGGAAGAAAGGAATTCCAAACTTTTGTACTGCCGGGAAGATTTCTGCTGTATTGGGTCTGATGAGTTTCCCATGGGTTTAACTGCAATATTTAAGGAAAAGGGGATCAGGTCCGCGGTCCAGTGTCCTATCTGGGATAATGGGCAGCCGGGAGGCTACCTGGGTGTCTGCAGCTGTATCCAGCCCGAATGCAGTTATCAGAGGGATGAGATCTACACGGCTCTTGTTTACATATCGCGTCTCCTTTCTGTGTTTATGCAGAAATCAAAACAGGAAGAACGCATGGGACAGAATCAAAGACAGCTGGAAGGTTCCTTAAAACAGTCGGAACAGAAAGCAGATACGGCTTATGAGATTTTGGATGCAATTTCTTCTGGAGTTGTCATTTTGAAGATGCCTTCTTATGATAAACTGATCCCTGTATACGGAAATATCGGACAATACCGTATGTTAAGGATTAAAAGGACGGCGCAGGATGCCAGGGTGCCGGATACGTCGGAAGCGGAATTGGAAAGCCAGTATTTTGACGATGCGTTTGCCGGGGTACATCCTGATGATATGGAAAGAGTGAGGAAAGAATATAAAGCCGGGTATGAGACAGAACATTTTGTCGTGAAGAAATACCGGCTCCTGCGGGGTGACGGCTCCTATGTGTGGGTGAATGCAGATCTGCGTCTGCAGGAGTCTGCTCCGGATTATAAACTGTTCTACGCCACTTATACAGATGTCACAGAAGAACATGAACTCCAGGAACAGCTTTCAAAAGCTTTAGAAAAACAGAAGATCATCTCTTCTGAGCTTGAACAGGCCAGCAATGCAAAGACTGATTTTCTGTCCAGAATGAGCCATGATATCCGGACACCCATGAATGCGATCCTGGGATTGGCTTCTCTTGCCAGAAATGAGCTGGATCATTCCGGCAAAGTGCGGTCATACCTGGATAAACTGGAAGCTTCAGGACAGTTCCTTTTAGGCCTGCTGAACGATGTTCTGGATATTTCAAAAATTGAAAGAAATGTGATCGAACTGAACCCAGAACCTTATGGAATTGACGAGTTTCAGCAGCAGGTAGAATCTCTGATCATTCCTCAGTGCCGCAGGAAGGACATCCAGTTTAATTTTTATAAAGAAGAGATAAGATATTCTACCATTCTGATGGACAAGCTGCGGATGAATCAGATCATTTTGAACCTTCTCAATAATTCGGTAAAGTATACACCCGGGGGAGGACGGATTGAACTGCATGTCAGAGATCTGGAAGAAAATAACGGAAGGATTCATATACAACTGCTGATCAAAGACAATGGGATCGGCATGAGCAAAGAATTTCAGGAACATATGTATGAACCGTTTTCCCAGGAGAGGAGGGAGAATGCAGGAGGCGATATAAGAAATTCGGGACTTGGGCTGGCAATTGTCCGGTCACTGGTAGAGCTGATGGATGGGAAGATACAGGTGAACAGTGAGGTGGGACAGGGAACCGTATTCACAGTTGATCTGTGGCCGGAGATCTGCGAAATGAACAAGGACTGTGCGGACCAGGACAAAAAGCAGGATTTTGACATCAAAGACGTCCGTATTCTTTTGTGTGAAGATAATAAACTTAATACAGAGATCGCTGTTTATCTTTTGGAAAATGCCGGAGCCGTGGTGGAATGTGCAGAAAACGGACAGGAGGCTGTCAGGAAATTTACGGATTCATGTCCGGGCACCTATCAGGTGATATTGATGGATATCCGGATGCCGATTATGGACGGACTTGAGGCAGCACGCCGTATCAGAGCCTTGAACCGGCCGGACTCAGAAAGGATTCCGATTTTTGCGATGACGGCAAATGCATATAAAGAAGACCGGGAAATGAGCAGGAATGCAGGTATGAACGAACACTTGGCGAAACCTATTGAGCCTGAATTATTATTTTCGGCAATTAGGGAGTATACAAAGCGTGGCAGAGACGGGAGGCAGTCCGGATGA